The following are from one region of the Magallana gigas chromosome 6, xbMagGiga1.1, whole genome shotgun sequence genome:
- the LOC105327631 gene encoding universal stress protein in QAH/OAS sulfhydrylase 3'region: MASKRVVIVAIDGSDHAYDALDWYLSNIHRSGDMVIGVHCADYSKLQSQPLTLLSSDKSLVTNFLDSEETSVKKVAATFDSKVLKNKIDGKFIRINGDPGPGLVEVSVNEKAAMIVMGSRGLGTIRRTLLGSVSSYVMCHASVPVIVFRK; the protein is encoded by the exons ATGGCTTCAAAGCGGGTAGTGATAGTGGCTATTGATGGCAGCGACCACGCCTATGATGCGCTAGACT GGTATCTGTCCAACATCCACCGGTCCGGCGACATGGTCATAGGCGTACACTGTGCCGACTACAGCAAACTCCAGAGTCAGC CTCTGACCTTGTTGTCAAGTGACAAGTCCCTAGTTACCAACTTCCTGGACTCGGAAGAGACATCGGTGAAGAAAGTTGCGGCAACTTTTGATTCTaaggttttgaagaataag ATCGATGGCAAGTTCATCCGTATAAACGGAGACCCAGGACCCGGTCTCGTTGAGGTTTCCGTGAACGAGAAGGCCGCCATGATTGTGATGGGATCCCGGGGTCTTGGCACCATTCGTAGGACGCTGTTAGGAAGCGTCAGCTCTTACGTCATGTGTCACGCGTCAGTTCCGGTGATTGTTTTCCGGAAGTAG